The Candidatus Cloacimonas sp. sequence TCGCAGTGAGTTTTCTTATGATGTAAAAACAGTCAGTACTGCAGTTATGGGTTGGCAAAACCCTGATAGCGCCAATCTCATTCGCGGTTTGGATAGTGACCCTACTCCTCACATTGCGAATAACTGGGTGGATATTCCAGAACAATTTAGACCGGACTCATCTCTTCCTCCAGATAAACGGTGGAATATGAACGCTTTAGTAAATCCTTATACGGCATATCGCTTGCGTCATGATTTTCAGGGTTATGCAACTTGGGGAAGAAGCGGTAGTGGTAGCCAAGAGGACTGGTCTATGATTAATCGTTGGGATAAAGTAGATACAGCTCAGGATATTGTGGATTATTCAGTAAATAGTAATAGCGATACTTTATTCGTAGATTTTGGCGGTTATCGAGGCATAGATACTGACTTACCCAATAAAAATGCTTGGCAGGTACCTGTTACCGAATATCATAAATATTATTGTTTCGATGAGAATTATCAGTTTGCACCCTGTGGTGATACTTTCTACGGTTGGCCCATCTACGAACCGAATCCAGTTATCAATGGTAATTCCATAGATGATATAACGAATTGGTCAGATGTTCAAGCAGCTGCAAATAATATCGTAGGTCCCGATACTGAAACCACCAAACTGATGCGAGCACACTTATTTAAGAACAGCGTAATACCGGAAAAGATTTTTGACGCTCTTTACGATCCTCAGCTTATTCCTTTGCTGGGTTTTGCTTTCCCAGCGGGAGAAGCAAACTTTACTCCCGAGCAGGATGACTTGCAGGAGCTGAAAGAAGATAGATTGGCAAGACGCTACTATAAATCGGAAATTATGTATCCCAGGAAAGGGGTAGAATATTATACCGCTATAACTGCTTATGATCGTGGTATTCCTTCCAACGATTTAAATTATTTGGAGACGGGTAGAGATGCCGATGCCAATATGAAAGTATTTTTCCCTGGCACTTCAGCAAAGGGGAAAATGGATAATATTATGGTGATTCCCAATCCTTATATTGGACACAGCAGTTTTGACGGTCGAAGAGAAAATGATGAAAAGGGAGACAAAAGCAGACGGATATGGTTTGTAAATCTTCCTAAAGCTTGTGACATAAGAATCTATACTCTGGCAGGTGACCTTGTGAAAACTATAAAACATGATGGTGCTCCCGTTACGGATATTATTACCATTTCCAAGGCAAGCACTACTGGGATAGCCGCAGAAGGTATGGAAAGCTGGGATCTTCTCTCCAAGCACAAACAAATTATCGCTCCCGGCGTGTATCTTTATTCAATCGAAAATAAAGCCGACAATGAAGTTAAGGTCGGTAAATTCGTCATTATTAAATAAGGGAGGAACTGTGAAGAAAGTTCTAATTGTATTACTGGGAATAGTGCTTACCTGTTTACCTTTGTTTGTTTCAGCCAAACCTTTTGGCAAGACAGGGACGGTAGCTTTACAGTTTCTTAAGTTTGGAGTGGATGCACGAGCCGTAGGTATGGGTGAAGCATACACAGCCGTAACAGATGATATTTCCTCTGTCTATTGGAATCCAGCTGGTTTAGCGCCCGCTTTTGAAAATCAAGTATTTGTTTCGCATACGAATTGGGTAGCGGACATAATGCATGAATTTGGAGCTGCAACATATACTAACGGGGTTTCTACCATAGCGTTATATGGTAGCGTGCTGCATATGGATGATATGGATGTAACCGATGAAGAAACATTTGGTCCCACAGGAGAGAAATTTACCTGCAGCGACATTGCTTTGGGAGTTGATTATGCACAGCAGTTCACTAACAAATTCTCCGCTGGCGTGGGTGTTAAATACTTAAGAGAAAATCTGTATGAATATAATATAGATAGTTATGCAGTTGATATGGGCTCAATGTATAATACCGGTTGGCGGAATATTAAAATTGGAATGGCTATGCGTAATTTCGGTCCTGACATTCGTTTTAGAGTGGATGATGATGACGACGGTAGTTACGATGAGGACCCCTTTGACCTGTTTGATAATGACGGGGATGGTAGTATTGACGAAGATAGAATTGAGTTAGAGAGTAAAATTCCTTTAAGTTTCTCTCTCGGAATCAGTGGAGATATTATGCGGGAAGGAAACAATTACTGGATTGCGTCTTTTCAGATGGATAATGTTATAGACCGGCTGGAAACATGGAATCTGGGAACCGAATTTAAGTTAGGTAACCTGTTTCTACGGGGAGGATACCAACTCAATTATGATACTAATGGTCTATGTGCAGGAGTGGGATGGCAGGTTCCTACTTCGCTTGGAATTTTCAATATTGATTATGCCTATACCAATATGGGCGATTTGGCTGAGGACTTTTTAACAAGTGCTCACCGTGTGTCTATTAAAATGAGATATTAAAGAATCTAATTACGATTCAGGAGGAAATAATGAAAAAAGTCCTAATTTTCACCTTATGTTTGTCCTTCCTTGTTAGTATGGCTTTTGCACAAGAAATGATTCCCACTATCGACAAGGTGGCAAATAATGTTCCCATGGGTAAACCACATATTACGAATGATCGTATGTCACCCAATTTTACAT is a genomic window containing:
- a CDS encoding PorV/PorQ family protein; this encodes MKKVLIVLLGIVLTCLPLFVSAKPFGKTGTVALQFLKFGVDARAVGMGEAYTAVTDDISSVYWNPAGLAPAFENQVFVSHTNWVADIMHEFGAATYTNGVSTIALYGSVLHMDDMDVTDEETFGPTGEKFTCSDIALGVDYAQQFTNKFSAGVGVKYLRENLYEYNIDSYAVDMGSMYNTGWRNIKIGMAMRNFGPDIRFRVDDDDDGSYDEDPFDLFDNDGDGSIDEDRIELESKIPLSFSLGISGDIMREGNNYWIASFQMDNVIDRLETWNLGTEFKLGNLFLRGGYQLNYDTNGLCAGVGWQVPTSLGIFNIDYAYTNMGDLAEDFLTSAHRVSIKMRY